In the Streptomyces sp. 3214.6 genome, CGCGCTGAGCGTGGCCCCCTTGGCCTTGGTGAAGCCCATCTCCTCCTTGGTCGGGACGATCATGTAGCTGTAGCTGGACAGGGGGTAGGTGCGCTTGTCGCCGTAGGTGTAGACCTCGTCCAGGTTCTGCGTGAGGTAGTTCGCGGAGCGCGGGTCGTTGTTGATTTTGGCCCTGGTCAGGGCGACGGCCACGCTGGAGGCGGTCGGCTCCACGTAGTAGCCGGAGTTGTTGAGGACCTTGACCACCGGGAAGCCCGCGTTCCTGGCGTACGAGTACTCGACGTAGGTGATGGCGCCCTCGGCCTGGGGCTGCTTGGTGTAGCCCGCGACGCCGAGCGAGCCGGACTGGGCGACGAAACCGGAGCCGGGGATGTTCGGGAAGTACGAGGTCAGACCGCACGGTGTGGGCTTGCCCGCCCGCCGGCAGTAGTCGTTCCACTGAGAGCTGTGCTGCTTGGACATCCACAGCGTGAACTGCGCGGTCGTACCGGAGCCGTCGGAGCGGACGACCGGGACGATCCGGCGGGCCGGCAGGGCCAGCTTGGGGTTGTCGGCCTTGATCTCGGCCGCGTTCCACATCGTCAGCCTGCCGGTGAAGATCTTGGACAGGACGTCCCCGGACAGCCGCAGGTTGGTGACCCGCTGCCCGCCGATCTTCAGGTTGTACATGAACGACGTACCGCCGGCCACGATCGGCATATAGGCGTACTTGCGCTGCGGCGGGGTGTCCGTCGCCCCGAACTCGGTGAGCCCGTAGGGGATCTCCGAGACGCCGAAGTCGGAGGTGCCGTTCGCGAACTGGGTACGGCCGACCGTCGAGCCCACGGAGGAGTAGTTCACGGTCATGCCCTGCTGGCGGACGTTGCGGCGCCACTGCTCGATCGCGTTGGCGCTCCACGTCGAACCGGAGCCGCTGATCTTCACATAACCGGCGGCGAAGGCGCCCGGCGGGTGCAGCGCGAGCAGCGCGCAGACCAGGGCGACGACCAGCGCCGACGCCTGGTACACACGCGTGGCGCGCGAACGACGGACGGGTGCGGGTATCACGTGGTGCTCCTCGTCGATACGGAACTGGCCGTGGAGTCGGTCGATACGGTGGAGGCGCCGACGCCGCCGGGGGCGGTGCCGTCGGTGGCGGTGCGTGCGGCGAAGCGCTGCGCGTCCCGGCGGGACGCCCTGACCCGGCGGTGTTCCTGACGGCGGGTCAGCTTGCCCGGTCCGCGCCCGCCGATGACGCGGGCGATCACGAACAGGACGAGCACCAGCACCAGAAGAACCGCCGCGGTGCCGAAACCGCGGGCGATGTAGGTCGGTTCGGGGGACTTGACGAGCTCGAACGCGGCCAGCGGCAGCGACACCATCGGGTCCTGGAGCGGATTGGTGTTGAGCTCCGCGGTGAAACCGGCGGTCAGCAGCACCGGCGAGGTCTCGCCCACGCCGCGCGCGGTGCCCAGGATGACGGCCGTGGTCAGCCCGGAGCGGGAGGTGGGCAGCACCACGTGCCAGACGGTGCGCCAGCGCGAGGTGCCGAGCGCGTAGGACGCCTCCCGCAGCGTGCCGGGGACCAGCCGGATCACCACGTCCGAGGCGCGGATGATGATCGGCAGCATCATCACGGAGATCGCGAGCGCGGCGGCGAGACCGGACCGGTCGAAGCCGAGCCCCAGGATGATCGTCGCGTAGATGAACAGGCCTGCCACGATGGACGGCAACGCCGTCATCGCCTCGACGATGGTGCGCACGAACCGGCTGAAGGCGCCCGGGACCTCGTTGAGGAAGACCGCGCACACCAGCCCGGTCGGGATGCAGATCACCAGGGCGATGGAGATCTGCCACAGCGTGCCGACGATCGCGTGCAGGATGCCGCCGACGGCCAGCGGCTCCACCGGACCGGCGTCGGCCATCGACTGTGTGTAGAAGTTCAGGTGCGGCAGCGCCTCGCGGCCCTCGTACAGGGTGTAGACGACCACGAACGCGAGTGCGGCGAGCATCACCAGGCCGAGACTCTGGACGACGACGGCGGCCACCCGGTCGCGGACGGCGGGACCGTCCTCGTCGAAGGAGACGAGCAGCGCGTAGAAGCCGACGAAGAGCACGTAGGCGATGACCAGGAAGCCCAGCGTGCCGTTGAACGGCAGCAGCCGCTCGAACATCAGCCATGTCACGGCAAGGGCCGCGGCACCCGCGCCCAGCAGCGCGTACACGTCGGTGGCATGCAGCGTGGACAGGTTCCGACGCGAGTCCACACGCATCGCCAGACCCCCGCCCCGCCGCACGGCCAGCACAGTGCCCGAAGCGGCGGGATCCGGTGCGCGGTCCGGTGCGCGGTCCGGCACGGGATCCGGTGCGGAGTCCGGGTTCTGGTCGCCGGGGGGGCTCTGTTCGGCGGTGAGGGTCATCGGCCCGTTCTCCTCAGGAGTCGCTCGTCGCGCCGGAGCGGCTGCGGGCGACGATCGACGAAGCGGCGAAGTTGACGACGAGGGTCATCAGGAAGAGCGCGAGGC is a window encoding:
- the pstS gene encoding phosphate ABC transporter substrate-binding protein PstS; this translates as MIPAPVRRSRATRVYQASALVVALVCALLALHPPGAFAAGYVKISGSGSTWSANAIEQWRRNVRQQGMTVNYSSVGSTVGRTQFANGTSDFGVSEIPYGLTEFGATDTPPQRKYAYMPIVAGGTSFMYNLKIGGQRVTNLRLSGDVLSKIFTGRLTMWNAAEIKADNPKLALPARRIVPVVRSDGSGTTAQFTLWMSKQHSSQWNDYCRRAGKPTPCGLTSYFPNIPGSGFVAQSGSLGVAGYTKQPQAEGAITYVEYSYARNAGFPVVKVLNNSGYYVEPTASSVAVALTRAKINNDPRSANYLTQNLDEVYTYGDKRTYPLSSYSYMIVPTKEEMGFTKAKGATLSAFSNYFLCEGQQQADRLGYSPLPINLVRAAMEQVRKIPGAETDHININKCNNPTFSSDGTNLLAKNAAFPQACDRKGADQCVTGTGGAKTPTTSSGSGGAGSGGSGASGGTGSTGGAGATVGSTGGTAGATGGSGSTGGATAGTNGTTGGAVDPDTGEALGGAGGTGDTSVAATPVSLASGDALGLRTALMALSAVLLVGVVVGPPLIGRLLTNRSRRNGGSA
- the pstA gene encoding phosphate ABC transporter permease PstA, producing the protein MTLTAEQSPPGDQNPDSAPDPVPDRAPDRAPDPAASGTVLAVRRGGGLAMRVDSRRNLSTLHATDVYALLGAGAAALAVTWLMFERLLPFNGTLGFLVIAYVLFVGFYALLVSFDEDGPAVRDRVAAVVVQSLGLVMLAALAFVVVYTLYEGREALPHLNFYTQSMADAGPVEPLAVGGILHAIVGTLWQISIALVICIPTGLVCAVFLNEVPGAFSRFVRTIVEAMTALPSIVAGLFIYATIILGLGFDRSGLAAALAISVMMLPIIIRASDVVIRLVPGTLREASYALGTSRWRTVWHVVLPTSRSGLTTAVILGTARGVGETSPVLLTAGFTAELNTNPLQDPMVSLPLAAFELVKSPEPTYIARGFGTAAVLLVLVLVLFVIARVIGGRGPGKLTRRQEHRRVRASRRDAQRFAARTATDGTAPGGVGASTVSTDSTASSVSTRSTT